A genomic segment from Pseudoduganella chitinolytica encodes:
- the flgK gene encoding flagellar hook-associated protein FlgK, which yields MSNLLSIGKTGLLAAQTGIATTGHNITNASVAGYSRQGIVQGTLPPVNQGVGYIGTGTEVAQIKRYYDNFLNTQLMNAQANQGSVDAYLGQISQIDNMLSDSTIGLSPALQDFFKGVQTANSTPSLQAARESMLSSSQTLTARFHEVSGRLQELQEGVNNSVTTTVNSINAYSTQIADLNKKIAAATMDPLNPPNDLLDQRDQLIRELNQQVKVTVLPSDNNMLNVSIGSGQPLVVGVTNMELATMASPTDPNRTIVGYQTTSGRVSTLPDETFSGGALGGFMAFRSETLDKVQNQIGQVAAGLATAFNDQHKLGQDLNGDMGGNYFNPIKAYVGYDNRNSATSTTDVQATITDASALKGVDYNVVFDGTDFQMTRADGTGGAIAIPPGVDTEIDGVTYNFGGTATQGDRFQIRPTYTAAADIGVGVTDFKKIALAAPIATSVPTSNKGSGTISAGTVDATYLEPGNALTAPLTIGFHQTDPLDKNTRSVDGFAAGAVVRVTLAGGASTDYNPGDTIPYAEGATYSSNGMSFTMNGQPKDGDTFTVGPNTSGVGDGRNGVLLAGLQTKNILNGGSATFQGNYASTVNYVGNKTREMMVGSDAAETTVNQARASQQSVSGVNLDEEAANLLRYQQAYQAAGKVMQIAGQLFDTLLQIR from the coding sequence ATGAGCAACCTCCTCAGCATCGGCAAGACCGGCTTGCTGGCGGCCCAGACGGGCATCGCCACGACCGGTCACAACATCACGAATGCGAGCGTGGCAGGGTACAGCCGCCAGGGCATCGTGCAGGGCACGCTGCCGCCGGTGAACCAGGGCGTGGGCTACATCGGAACCGGTACCGAAGTGGCGCAGATCAAGCGCTACTACGACAATTTCCTCAACACCCAGCTGATGAACGCCCAGGCCAACCAGGGTTCCGTCGATGCCTACCTGGGCCAGATCAGCCAGATCGACAACATGCTGTCGGACAGCACCATCGGCCTGTCGCCGGCGCTGCAGGACTTCTTCAAGGGCGTGCAGACGGCCAATTCCACGCCCTCCCTGCAGGCCGCGCGCGAGTCGATGCTGTCGTCGTCGCAGACGCTGACGGCGCGTTTCCACGAGGTGTCCGGTCGCCTGCAGGAGCTGCAGGAAGGCGTCAACAATTCGGTCACGACGACGGTCAACTCGATCAATGCGTATTCCACGCAGATCGCCGACCTGAACAAGAAGATCGCGGCGGCCACGATGGACCCGCTCAATCCGCCGAACGATTTGCTGGACCAGCGCGACCAGCTGATCCGCGAACTGAACCAGCAGGTCAAGGTGACCGTGCTGCCGAGCGATAACAATATGCTCAACGTGTCGATCGGCTCGGGCCAGCCGCTGGTCGTGGGCGTCACCAATATGGAACTGGCGACGATGGCGTCGCCCACCGATCCGAACCGCACGATCGTCGGCTACCAGACGACGTCGGGCCGGGTCTCGACCCTGCCGGACGAGACGTTCTCGGGCGGCGCCCTGGGCGGCTTCATGGCATTTCGCAGCGAGACGCTGGACAAGGTGCAGAACCAGATCGGCCAGGTCGCGGCCGGCCTGGCGACGGCGTTCAACGACCAGCACAAGCTGGGCCAGGACCTGAACGGCGACATGGGCGGCAATTACTTCAACCCCATCAAGGCCTACGTCGGCTACGACAACCGCAATTCGGCCACCAGCACGACGGACGTGCAGGCCACCATCACGGACGCTTCGGCGCTGAAGGGCGTCGACTACAACGTCGTGTTCGACGGCACCGATTTCCAGATGACCCGTGCCGACGGCACCGGCGGCGCGATCGCCATCCCGCCCGGCGTCGACACGGAAATCGACGGCGTCACGTACAACTTCGGCGGCACCGCCACGCAAGGCGACCGCTTCCAGATCCGGCCCACGTACACGGCGGCGGCGGACATCGGTGTCGGCGTCACGGACTTCAAGAAGATCGCACTGGCCGCACCGATCGCCACGTCCGTCCCCACCAGCAACAAGGGCAGCGGCACGATCAGCGCCGGCACGGTCGATGCGACGTACCTGGAACCGGGCAATGCCCTGACGGCGCCGCTGACGATCGGCTTCCACCAGACCGACCCGCTCGACAAGAACACCCGCAGCGTGGATGGCTTCGCGGCCGGCGCCGTCGTGCGCGTCACGCTGGCGGGCGGTGCGTCCACCGACTACAACCCGGGCGACACGATTCCCTACGCGGAAGGTGCCACCTACAGCAGCAACGGCATGAGCTTCACGATGAACGGCCAGCCGAAGGACGGCGACACGTTCACGGTGGGGCCGAACACGAGCGGCGTGGGCGACGGCCGCAATGGCGTGCTGCTGGCCGGCCTGCAGACCAAGAACATCCTGAACGGCGGCAGCGCCACGTTCCAGGGCAATTATGCGTCCACCGTGAACTACGTGGGCAACAAGACGCGCGAGATGATGGTGGGCAGCGACGCCGCCGAGACGACCGTCAACCAGGCGAGAGCGTCGCAGCAGAGCGTCTCCGGCGTCAACCTGGACGAGGAAGCAGCCAACCTGCTGCGCTACCAGCAGGCCTACCAGGCCGCCGGCAAGGTGATGCAGATCGCAGGACAGCTGTTCGACACGCTGCTGCAGATCCGGTAA
- the flgL gene encoding flagellar hook-associated protein FlgL — translation MTLRISTSMMYDRGTTQLGTLQSNMLKTQMQLSTGRRVLTPADDPVASARALEVTQSLEINDQYKINRQTATSSLAQVDTVLDTVGNLLDDVKDTVLYAGNPALSIADREALAVDLEARMADLLGQANTADGTGGYVFAGYKTNTLPFARTETGATYYGDQGERELQVGSGRKMSISASGSQIFENNLTGNGTFLTKPRVPDPNDPADVGNTGTGIISPGTVTNATQLTGHNYTVTFAKEPTTGVMQYSVTDDTLGTEVVALTDYKAGQPIAFDGVTFDVKGDPADLDKFTLEPSKNQSVFETIQNVINALRSTGTGPTAGAKLTNALNEANQNIQQASDNVLSVRASVGARGKELDYLDSSGSEMAIQYKSQVADLIEVDPIEAASRFAQQTSSLQAAQQTFKMATGLSLFNYLN, via the coding sequence ATGACCCTGCGTATCAGCACCAGCATGATGTACGACCGCGGCACCACCCAGCTGGGCACGCTGCAGTCGAACATGTTAAAGACCCAGATGCAGCTGTCCACGGGCCGCCGCGTGCTGACGCCGGCGGACGATCCCGTGGCCTCGGCGCGCGCCCTGGAAGTGACGCAATCGCTGGAAATCAACGACCAGTACAAGATCAACCGGCAGACGGCGACGTCGTCGCTGGCGCAGGTCGACACGGTGCTGGACACGGTGGGCAACCTGCTGGACGACGTCAAGGACACCGTGCTGTACGCCGGCAATCCGGCCTTGTCGATCGCCGACCGCGAGGCGCTGGCCGTCGACCTGGAAGCACGCATGGCCGACCTGCTGGGCCAGGCCAACACGGCCGACGGCACCGGCGGCTACGTCTTCGCCGGCTACAAGACCAACACGCTGCCGTTCGCCAGGACGGAGACGGGCGCCACGTACTACGGCGACCAGGGCGAACGCGAGCTGCAGGTGGGGTCGGGCCGCAAGATGTCGATCAGCGCCTCGGGCAGCCAGATCTTCGAGAACAACCTGACCGGCAACGGCACGTTCCTGACCAAGCCGCGCGTGCCGGATCCGAACGACCCGGCCGACGTGGGCAACACGGGCACGGGCATCATTTCGCCAGGCACCGTGACGAACGCAACCCAGCTGACGGGCCACAACTACACGGTCACCTTCGCCAAGGAGCCGACGACGGGCGTCATGCAGTACAGCGTGACGGACGACACGCTGGGCACGGAAGTGGTGGCGCTGACGGACTACAAGGCCGGCCAGCCGATCGCCTTCGACGGCGTCACGTTCGACGTCAAGGGCGACCCGGCCGACCTGGACAAGTTCACGCTGGAACCCAGCAAGAACCAGTCGGTGTTCGAGACGATCCAGAACGTCATCAACGCGCTGCGTTCGACGGGCACGGGCCCGACGGCAGGCGCCAAGCTGACCAACGCGCTGAACGAAGCCAACCAGAACATCCAGCAGGCCTCGGACAACGTGCTGTCGGTGCGTGCCTCCGTCGGCGCCCGCGGCAAGGAACTCGACTACCTCGACTCGTCCGGCTCGGAAATGGCGATCCAGTACAAGAGCCAGGTCGCCGACCTGATCGAAGTCGACCCGATCGAGGCGGCCTCGCGCTTCGCGCAGCAGACCAGCAGCTTGCAGGCGGCGCAGCAGACGTTCAAGATGGCTACTGGGTTGTCGTTGTTTAACTACTTGAACTAA